The DNA window AGCGGTTCAAATCCGCTCTCGAGCCCAAGTATCCCCATATAACTTTGAAAACAGGTAAGCGATACGGAGGAGTTAAAAAAATGGCAAAACAAAAATTTGAACGTACCAAACCACACGTGAACGTCGGAACGATCGGTCACGTTGATCATGGTAAAACCACATTAACAGCAGCAATCACTCAGGTGTTGGCAGCTAAGGGCTT is part of the Candidatus Neomarinimicrobiota bacterium genome and encodes:
- a CDS encoding GTP-binding protein, which translates into the protein MAKQKFERTKPHVNVGTIGHVDHGKTTLTAAITQVLAAKG